In one Microbulbifer pacificus genomic region, the following are encoded:
- a CDS encoding HesA/MoeB/ThiF family protein, translating into MVLSRKQLQRYSRQIMLPQIGEAGQEKLGAARVLIVGLGGLGSPAALYLAAAGIGELHLVDGDTVEISNLQRQVLYKTNHRDKEKAQVAAQQLTAANPEIRVHAHTRMADEAWLTSLLSQQPFDLVLDCTDNLNIRHTINRVCRAQKVPVVMASVRGFSGQLVSFDFRSATSPCYACLFPPTAEQRDLPEVENCSTVGVIGPALGMMGSAQALEAIKLITGLPLSSLNRLQLFEAATLEWRALVLPENRHCPVCGPAE; encoded by the coding sequence ATGGTGTTGAGTCGCAAACAGTTGCAGCGCTACAGCCGCCAGATCATGTTGCCGCAGATTGGCGAGGCGGGGCAGGAGAAGCTCGGTGCCGCGCGGGTGTTGATCGTCGGCCTCGGCGGCCTCGGCAGTCCAGCCGCGCTGTATCTGGCGGCGGCGGGTATCGGCGAGCTGCATCTGGTGGACGGAGACACGGTGGAAATATCCAACCTCCAGCGTCAGGTACTGTACAAGACCAACCACCGGGACAAGGAAAAGGCGCAGGTGGCGGCGCAGCAACTGACTGCCGCCAACCCGGAAATCCGCGTGCACGCCCACACCCGCATGGCCGACGAGGCCTGGTTGACCTCACTGCTGTCGCAGCAGCCTTTCGATCTGGTGTTGGACTGCACCGACAATCTCAATATCCGTCACACCATCAACCGCGTATGCCGCGCACAGAAGGTACCGGTAGTCATGGCGTCCGTGCGGGGGTTTTCGGGGCAGTTGGTGAGTTTTGATTTCCGCAGCGCAACCAGTCCCTGCTACGCCTGCCTGTTTCCCCCAACAGCGGAACAGCGCGATCTGCCGGAAGTGGAAAACTGCTCCACCGTCGGCGTGATCGGTCCCGCACTGGGCATGATGGGCAGCGCCCAGGCGCTGGAAGCGATCAAACTGATTACCGGCCTGCCGCTTTCCAGTCTCAACCGTCTGCAATTGTTCGAGGCGGCGACGCTCGAATGGCGGGCGCTGGTGCTGCCGGAAAACAGGCATTGTCCAGTGTGTGGTCCGGCAGAATAA
- the thiS gene encoding sulfur carrier protein ThiS has protein sequence MNLMVNGESLTVQQSEQTIAGVLQQLGYSGEIFAVALNGNFVARATYGETSLHDGDCLDIVAPVVGG, from the coding sequence ATGAATTTAATGGTCAACGGTGAATCGCTAACGGTTCAACAAAGCGAACAAACCATTGCCGGTGTGTTGCAACAACTCGGCTACAGCGGCGAAATATTCGCCGTCGCCCTGAACGGCAATTTCGTCGCGCGCGCCACTTATGGCGAAACCTCACTCCATGATGGCGACTGCCTCGATATCGTCGCCCCGGTGGTGGGAGGTTAA
- a CDS encoding sulfite exporter TauE/SafE family protein produces MAELGELFSLLPGQTSGLMLAVLLLVCVVSAFISAVTGGAGGILMFAALNVAIPLRMLVPIHGAVQLLNNLARVVYVREHIRWDQCIPFFIGCTLGSAAMTLGLANLDWQQLPLILLAALIFYTVFKPKKLPEIRLKPRNFFWVGIATGTLGIIAGAVDPLLAAFFVRKDMTPKEIVANKSVMQAWCHALKVPAFIYLGFAFSDHLGLILLLTVAAVIGTRIGIALLNRINSELFFNLMRAALLVAGARIVYQLFAV; encoded by the coding sequence TTGGCGGAACTGGGAGAGCTGTTCAGTCTGTTGCCCGGCCAGACGTCCGGTCTGATGCTGGCGGTGCTGCTACTGGTGTGTGTTGTCAGCGCCTTTATCTCCGCGGTAACTGGCGGGGCGGGGGGCATTCTGATGTTCGCCGCCCTCAATGTCGCCATTCCGCTGCGCATGCTGGTACCGATCCACGGTGCCGTGCAGTTGCTCAACAACCTCGCACGTGTGGTTTACGTGCGTGAGCATATCCGCTGGGATCAGTGCATACCGTTTTTTATTGGCTGTACCCTGGGCTCCGCCGCCATGACCCTCGGGCTTGCCAATCTCGACTGGCAACAACTGCCGCTGATACTGCTCGCGGCGCTGATTTTCTACACCGTCTTCAAACCGAAAAAATTGCCGGAAATCCGCCTCAAACCGCGGAATTTTTTCTGGGTCGGTATTGCCACCGGTACGCTCGGAATTATCGCGGGTGCGGTAGATCCATTGCTGGCCGCGTTCTTCGTACGCAAGGACATGACGCCAAAGGAAATCGTCGCGAACAAGTCCGTCATGCAGGCCTGGTGCCATGCACTCAAGGTGCCCGCTTTTATCTACCTCGGCTTTGCCTTCTCCGATCATCTGGGGCTGATCCTGCTACTCACCGTCGCGGCGGTTATCGGCACCCGTATCGGGATAGCACTGCTGAACCGGATCAACAGCGAACTGTTTTTCAATCTCATGCGCGCTGCCCTGCTGGTTGCCGGAGCGCGTATCGTTTACCAGTTATTTGCCGTATAA
- the thiO gene encoding glycine oxidase ThiO, which yields MSIERNLNIGIAGAGLMGRLLAWRLSNKGHQVSLFESGSLENPTGACHTAAGMIAPLSELYHCPLPIYQLGLQSLQHWPVWTAQLQQQTGIEVDYRHNGSILIAHPQDRTELLQFQQELTAKLGKDNSHQLQWLDGQSLQSLEPELGRFDQGLLLATEADIDNRKLLPALLKALKQNNVRLLENIPVECIPGTIHTQSGSEQFDLTIDTRGLGAKQQINGLRGIRGEVMVVKTSEVQLNRPVRLLHPRYQLYAVPRANNQFVIGATEIESEDMSPISLRSSMELSSALYSIHPAFAEARILETRVNCRPATMDNLPIVECEPGLIRVNGLYRHGFLLAPALVAQVENHIHQIISETEQVT from the coding sequence GTGAGCATTGAACGAAATTTAAATATCGGAATTGCAGGCGCCGGCCTGATGGGCCGCCTGCTCGCCTGGCGCCTTTCGAACAAAGGCCATCAAGTATCACTTTTCGAATCCGGTAGTCTGGAAAATCCAACCGGTGCCTGCCACACCGCCGCAGGAATGATCGCGCCACTGTCCGAGCTCTACCACTGCCCACTTCCCATCTACCAACTAGGGTTGCAAAGCCTGCAACACTGGCCAGTATGGACAGCACAACTGCAACAACAAACCGGCATCGAGGTCGACTACCGCCATAACGGCAGTATCCTCATTGCCCACCCACAAGACCGAACCGAACTCCTGCAATTCCAACAGGAGCTCACCGCAAAACTCGGCAAAGACAACAGTCACCAACTCCAGTGGCTCGACGGCCAATCCCTGCAATCCCTCGAACCCGAACTCGGCCGCTTCGACCAGGGACTACTGCTCGCCACCGAAGCCGACATCGACAACCGCAAACTGCTCCCCGCGCTTCTAAAAGCCCTCAAACAAAACAACGTCCGTCTGCTGGAAAACATCCCGGTAGAATGCATCCCAGGAACAATCCACACCCAATCCGGCAGCGAACAATTCGACCTCACCATCGACACCCGCGGTCTAGGTGCCAAACAGCAGATCAACGGCCTGCGTGGCATCCGCGGCGAAGTCATGGTGGTAAAAACCAGCGAAGTGCAACTCAACCGCCCCGTGCGCCTGCTGCACCCCAGATACCAGCTCTACGCCGTACCCAGAGCCAACAATCAATTTGTCATCGGCGCCACCGAAATCGAAAGCGAAGATATGAGCCCCATCTCCCTGCGTTCCAGCATGGAACTCTCCAGCGCGCTCTATTCTATCCACCCCGCGTTTGCTGAAGCACGCATCCTGGAAACCCGCGTCAACTGCCGCCCAGCCACCATGGATAATTTACCCATCGTGGAATGCGAACCCGGCCTGATCCGCGTCAACGGCCTCTACCGCCACGGCTTCCTGCTGGCACCGGCCCTCGTCGCACAGGTGGAAAACCACATACATCAAATTATTTCTGAAACAGAACAGGTGACCTGA
- a CDS encoding alginate export family protein translates to MQITMNRLLTSRRALATAIAALSIGITAPLQAQETLEQQAPGVTSFRDALAQGEVTLGLRARTEMVDVGGNDMDLTTLQTRLTFASASYQGFTTLIEMDDVTHVTDFEGGVSDPEGTEVNQVYLAYTAGATTFKYGRQRILLDNQRFVGGVGFRQNEQTYDGFSASNTSFENTTLFAAHVHNVNRIFGEDSPAGDHSNDSYLLNAKYTGFSAGALSGYAYLLDNDDAAAFSTDTYGLRFAGSQANIGYALEYATQSSAADNPADYDADYLLAEANVKLGQFTLAGGYELLGADGTNGQFITPLATLHMFQGWADQFLGGGTGNIAGGIEDAYLSLATSLGGVKLALNYHQISSDDSGVSGMDKLGSEAGFLVSGALAGVNLSMKYSAYSADEFSVDTDKLWLTAEAKF, encoded by the coding sequence ATGCAAATTACAATGAACCGTCTTCTGACTTCCCGCCGCGCACTCGCCACCGCCATCGCTGCCCTGTCGATCGGCATCACCGCGCCACTGCAGGCGCAGGAAACGCTGGAACAGCAGGCCCCGGGCGTCACCAGTTTCCGCGATGCGCTGGCCCAGGGCGAAGTGACGCTCGGCCTGCGCGCGCGTACGGAAATGGTCGACGTCGGTGGCAACGACATGGACCTGACCACCCTGCAGACCCGCCTGACCTTTGCGTCCGCCAGCTACCAGGGTTTCACTACTCTGATTGAAATGGACGACGTCACCCATGTCACCGACTTTGAAGGCGGTGTCAGTGACCCCGAAGGCACCGAAGTGAACCAGGTCTATCTCGCCTACACTGCTGGTGCCACCACCTTCAAATACGGCCGTCAGCGCATCCTGTTGGACAACCAGCGCTTTGTCGGCGGCGTCGGCTTCCGTCAGAACGAACAGACCTACGACGGCTTCAGTGCAAGCAATACCAGCTTCGAAAACACTACCCTGTTTGCCGCCCACGTGCACAACGTCAATCGCATCTTCGGTGAAGACAGCCCCGCCGGCGACCACAGCAACGACAGCTACCTGCTGAATGCCAAATACACCGGCTTTTCCGCCGGCGCACTGAGCGGCTATGCCTACCTGCTGGACAACGACGACGCCGCGGCCTTCTCCACCGACACCTACGGCCTGCGTTTTGCCGGCAGCCAGGCCAACATCGGCTACGCGCTGGAGTACGCCACCCAGTCCTCCGCGGCCGATAATCCGGCGGACTACGACGCGGACTATCTGCTGGCCGAAGCAAACGTCAAGCTGGGTCAGTTCACCCTGGCGGGCGGCTATGAGCTGCTCGGTGCGGACGGCACCAACGGCCAGTTCATCACCCCGCTCGCGACCCTGCATATGTTCCAGGGCTGGGCAGACCAGTTCCTCGGCGGCGGCACCGGCAATATTGCCGGCGGTATCGAAGATGCGTACCTGTCGCTGGCCACCAGCCTCGGCGGCGTCAAGTTAGCACTCAATTATCATCAGATCAGCTCAGACGACAGCGGTGTTTCCGGTATGGACAAACTCGGTAGTGAAGCCGGTTTCCTCGTATCCGGTGCGCTCGCGGGCGTGAACCTGAGTATGAAATACAGCGCCTACAGCGCCGACGAATTCAGCGTGGATACGGACAAGCTGTGGCTCACCGCTGAAGCGAAATTCTGA
- a CDS encoding thiazole synthase, translating into MQDKLKLYGKEFSSRLLVGTALYPSPAIMRESVAASGSEIITLSLRRQSPEQQQGKMLWDYIRESGCQLLPNTAGCKTTKEVIALAEMSREIFGTDLLKLEVIGDDYNLQPDPFGLVDAARELIKRGFKVLPYCTDDLVVCRKLLDVGCEVLMPWGSPIGTGRGLMNKYNLQTLRERLPDTPLIIDAGIGAPSQAAEAMELGFDAVLLNTAIAKAQNPVLMAEAFRLAVASGRAARNAGLMLKRQTASPSTPTLDMPFWQQTVSSGEKV; encoded by the coding sequence ATGCAGGACAAACTGAAACTCTACGGCAAGGAATTCAGCAGTCGCCTGTTGGTCGGCACCGCACTGTATCCATCCCCGGCGATCATGCGCGAATCCGTCGCCGCCTCCGGGTCGGAAATCATCACCCTGTCCCTGCGCCGCCAGAGTCCGGAACAACAACAGGGAAAAATGCTGTGGGACTACATTCGCGAATCCGGTTGCCAGCTGCTGCCGAATACCGCCGGCTGCAAAACAACGAAGGAAGTGATCGCGCTGGCGGAAATGAGTCGAGAAATATTCGGCACCGACTTGCTCAAGCTCGAGGTGATCGGCGACGACTACAATCTGCAGCCGGATCCATTTGGATTGGTTGACGCCGCGCGGGAACTGATCAAGCGCGGCTTCAAGGTGCTGCCGTACTGTACCGACGACCTGGTGGTATGCCGCAAATTGCTGGATGTGGGTTGCGAAGTGCTGATGCCCTGGGGTTCGCCCATCGGTACTGGTCGCGGGCTGATGAACAAATACAACCTGCAGACATTGCGCGAGCGACTTCCCGATACGCCGCTGATTATCGACGCCGGCATCGGTGCACCATCACAGGCGGCGGAAGCGATGGAATTGGGCTTCGATGCGGTGCTGCTGAATACTGCCATCGCCAAGGCCCAGAATCCGGTATTGATGGCCGAGGCGTTCCGGCTCGCAGTGGCCTCCGGCCGCGCCGCGCGCAATGCGGGACTGATGCTGAAACGCCAGACCGCGAGCCCCAGCACGCCCACTCTGGATATGCCGTTCTGGCAGCAGACCGTCAGTAGCGGAGAAAAGGTATGA
- the safD gene encoding sulfoacetaldehyde dehydrogenase SafD — MADYQIINPYNGEVIEAYDFHTREQVAEAIDTLVAGRNIQLATPAFERSNILLKLAQLLLERKEDLARAITEETGKTISDSRVEIDRAYNTALSSAMEARNINGEALDSDAFPPMREKIGVVLWKPLGTVLCITPFNFPINIAMHKIGPAFAAGNTILFKPGPQNKRSAELLVELCYAAGIHKSVLQMLIPNIEATSYAVKHPQIQAINFTGGTAAANAIADNAGYKKMLFELGGNDPLIVMPDADLNAAVSAIINQRFATAGQRCTAAKRLFVHSDVFDAFAEKLVTATAKLKVGDPAEDNTFIGPLIHTAAADEVEARIESAVNAGANVLFGHRREGNILWPTILSNVPDDAELVAEETFGPVVPLRKFDDESELISLINSSPFGLQAGVFTQNLALAKRLYNQLDVGLLAVNDGPGFRAEHFPFGGVKESGVGREGVRYAIREMSYQKTLVI; from the coding sequence ATGGCCGACTACCAGATCATCAATCCGTACAACGGCGAAGTGATAGAAGCTTACGATTTCCATACCAGAGAGCAGGTTGCTGAAGCCATCGATACTCTGGTCGCCGGCCGTAATATCCAGCTGGCTACGCCTGCGTTCGAACGCTCCAATATCCTGCTGAAACTCGCGCAACTTCTGCTGGAACGCAAGGAAGACCTGGCCCGCGCCATCACCGAGGAAACCGGAAAAACCATCAGCGACAGCCGCGTGGAAATCGACCGCGCCTACAACACCGCACTGTCGAGCGCCATGGAAGCGCGCAATATCAACGGCGAAGCACTGGACTCCGATGCCTTCCCTCCCATGCGCGAAAAAATCGGCGTGGTACTGTGGAAGCCGCTCGGCACGGTACTGTGCATCACGCCGTTCAATTTCCCCATCAACATCGCCATGCACAAAATCGGCCCCGCGTTCGCCGCCGGCAACACCATCCTGTTCAAACCGGGCCCGCAGAACAAACGCTCCGCAGAACTGCTGGTGGAACTCTGTTACGCCGCGGGCATACACAAGTCTGTGCTGCAAATGCTGATCCCGAATATCGAAGCCACCAGCTATGCGGTAAAACATCCGCAAATCCAGGCCATCAACTTCACCGGCGGCACCGCCGCCGCCAACGCCATTGCCGACAATGCCGGTTACAAGAAAATGCTGTTCGAACTCGGTGGTAATGACCCGCTGATCGTCATGCCCGACGCCGACCTCAATGCCGCGGTAAGTGCCATCATCAACCAACGCTTCGCCACCGCGGGCCAACGCTGCACCGCCGCCAAGCGCCTGTTCGTACACAGTGACGTCTTCGACGCCTTCGCCGAAAAACTCGTCACCGCCACCGCCAAATTGAAGGTTGGCGATCCCGCCGAAGACAATACCTTCATCGGCCCCCTCATCCACACCGCCGCCGCCGATGAAGTGGAAGCACGTATCGAATCTGCCGTAAATGCCGGTGCAAACGTCCTGTTCGGCCACAGGCGTGAAGGCAACATCCTCTGGCCAACTATTCTGAGCAATGTCCCCGACGACGCCGAACTGGTTGCAGAAGAAACCTTCGGCCCCGTCGTCCCGCTGCGTAAATTCGACGATGAATCCGAACTGATTTCCCTGATCAATAGCTCACCATTCGGCCTGCAGGCTGGCGTATTCACCCAGAACCTCGCACTGGCCAAACGCCTGTACAACCAGCTGGATGTGGGCCTGCTCGCCGTCAACGACGGCCCCGGATTCCGCGCAGAGCATTTCCCGTTCGGCGGCGTAAAGGAAAGCGGAGTAGGGCGAGAGGGCGTGCGCTACGCCATTCGCGAAATGAGCTACCAGAAAACACTGGTAATTTGA
- the thiC gene encoding phosphomethylpyrimidine synthase ThiC — MSQVAEPKTDNSVNKTSKSTRAAQQESAKEFLENLTAQQFPNSRKVYLQGEIEGVNVGVREICLGQSLVGGDESNPVFEPNAPLQVYDTAGPYSDPDYKPNVREGLPKLRQKWIEARGDTEILDSRQAAYSQQRMADQGLDHIRFDNLPAPRRAKSGKNVTQMHYARQGIITPEMEFIAIRENMGRARLAEQLTEADFVKAREGIYIPPQITPEFVRREVAEGRAIIPANINHTELEPMIIGRNFLCKVNSNIGNSAITSSIEEEVEKLVWSIKWGGDTVMDLSTGQNIHETREWILRNSPVPIGTVPIYQALEKVDGIAENLNWEVFRDTLIEQAEQGVDYFTIHAGVLLRYVPLTAKRVTGIVSRGGSIMAKWCLAHHKENFLYTHFEDICEILKAYDVSFSLGDGLRPGCIADANDEAQFGELRTLGELTEIAWKHDVQTMIEGPGHVPMHKIKENMDEQLKHCHGAPFYTLGPLTTDIAPGYDHITSGIGAAMIGSMGCAMLCYVTPKEHLGLPNKEDVKEGLMAYKIAAHAADLAKGHPRAQMRDNALSKARFEFRWEDQFNLGLDPERARAYHDETLPKESGKIAHFCSMCGPKFCSMKITQDVREYAAKQEAEKGMEEMSIKFKDMGAEIYHKA, encoded by the coding sequence ATGTCTCAAGTCGCCGAACCAAAAACCGATAACAGCGTCAACAAAACCAGTAAAAGCACACGCGCAGCCCAACAGGAAAGCGCCAAAGAATTCCTGGAAAACCTGACCGCCCAACAATTCCCCAACTCCCGCAAAGTCTACCTGCAAGGGGAAATCGAGGGCGTTAATGTAGGCGTTCGTGAAATCTGCCTCGGACAAAGTCTCGTCGGCGGCGACGAAAGCAATCCCGTGTTCGAACCCAACGCACCCCTACAGGTCTACGACACCGCCGGCCCATACTCCGATCCAGACTACAAACCCAACGTCCGCGAAGGCCTGCCCAAACTGCGCCAGAAGTGGATCGAAGCCCGCGGCGATACCGAAATACTCGACTCCCGCCAGGCCGCCTACAGTCAGCAACGTATGGCCGACCAGGGCCTCGACCATATCCGCTTCGACAATCTGCCCGCGCCGCGCAGAGCCAAGTCAGGAAAAAACGTCACCCAGATGCACTACGCCCGCCAGGGCATCATTACTCCGGAAATGGAGTTTATCGCCATCCGCGAGAACATGGGCCGCGCAAGACTTGCCGAACAACTGACGGAAGCGGATTTTGTAAAGGCACGCGAAGGCATCTACATTCCACCGCAAATCACCCCGGAATTCGTCCGTCGCGAAGTTGCCGAAGGGCGCGCCATCATCCCCGCGAACATCAACCACACAGAACTGGAACCGATGATTATCGGCCGCAACTTCCTGTGTAAAGTGAATTCCAACATCGGTAACTCCGCGATTACCTCTTCCATCGAAGAAGAAGTGGAAAAGCTCGTGTGGTCCATCAAATGGGGTGGTGACACCGTCATGGACCTCTCCACCGGCCAGAACATCCACGAAACCCGCGAATGGATTCTGCGCAACAGCCCGGTTCCCATCGGTACCGTACCGATTTACCAGGCACTGGAAAAAGTTGACGGCATCGCCGAGAACCTCAACTGGGAAGTCTTCCGTGATACCCTGATCGAGCAGGCCGAGCAGGGCGTCGACTACTTCACCATCCACGCCGGTGTACTGCTGCGCTACGTACCACTCACCGCCAAGCGCGTCACCGGTATCGTCTCCCGCGGTGGCTCCATCATGGCCAAATGGTGCCTCGCTCATCACAAGGAAAACTTCCTCTACACCCACTTCGAGGACATCTGTGAAATCCTCAAAGCCTACGACGTCAGCTTCTCACTGGGTGATGGCCTGCGCCCCGGCTGCATCGCCGACGCCAACGACGAAGCCCAGTTCGGCGAACTGCGCACCTTGGGCGAGCTCACTGAAATCGCGTGGAAACACGACGTCCAGACCATGATCGAAGGCCCCGGCCACGTGCCCATGCACAAAATCAAAGAGAACATGGATGAACAGCTGAAGCACTGTCACGGCGCGCCCTTTTATACCCTCGGCCCATTGACCACCGATATTGCCCCTGGCTACGACCACATCACCTCCGGTATCGGCGCCGCCATGATTGGCAGCATGGGCTGTGCCATGCTTTGTTATGTAACACCCAAAGAGCACCTGGGTTTACCAAACAAAGAAGACGTAAAAGAAGGTCTCATGGCCTACAAAATCGCCGCCCACGCCGCCGACCTGGCCAAGGGGCATCCCAGGGCGCAAATGAGAGACAACGCCCTCTCCAAGGCGCGCTTCGAATTCCGCTGGGAAGACCAGTTCAACCTCGGCCTCGACCCCGAACGCGCCCGCGCCTACCACGACGAAACCCTGCCCAAGGAATCCGGAAAAATCGCCCACTTCTGCTCCATGTGCGGCCCGAAATTCTGCTCGATGAAAATTACTCAGGATGTCAGGGAGTATGCCGCGAAGCAGGAGGCGGAAAAGGGAATGGAGGAAATGTCGATTAAATTTAAAGACATGGGCGCAGAGATCTATCACAAGGCTTGA
- the thiE gene encoding thiamine phosphate synthase produces the protein MSTTQPSRPIVWTIAGSDSGGGAGIQADLLTMHDLGVHGCSAITANTAQNTLGVPAINAVSDEVLQSQLDALLADLKPAAIKIGLLANAAQVRLVANFLRVLKASGENIPVVYDPVAVATSGAQLTEDSTGAAVVNELLPVCDLLTPNSIELEWLAGTKIESAMEILSAARKVRGEHHCSLLVTGGHFEIEPGTTADLLCRGSDENICEDWLIGKRIDTRNTHGTGCTLSSAIAALLALGYPLNDACVVANAYVRRGLRLGNCEHIGTGAGPVGHCGWPTELKDFPEVLVVGSRRAKRFGVYSESAAANFAAEFAQLDSNRLGLYPVVDTVEWIEKLAVEGVRTLQLRIKSPGSDLRAQIERAVAIGRRYNLRLFINDHWQLAIPCGAYGVHLGQEDLRSADLRAIQRAGLKLGISTHGFFELLYAWQFRPSYLAIGAIYATNTKDMSGQLQGPLKLARMAALLPDYPLVAIGGINLPRASEVAASGVGSIAVVTAITQAPDYRQAVAQLRAVIE, from the coding sequence ATGAGTACTACTCAACCATCGCGCCCGATCGTATGGACCATTGCCGGCAGTGATTCCGGTGGCGGAGCCGGTATCCAGGCGGACCTGCTCACCATGCACGACCTCGGCGTGCACGGCTGCAGCGCCATCACCGCCAATACCGCCCAGAACACCCTCGGTGTGCCTGCCATCAACGCCGTGTCCGACGAGGTGCTGCAATCTCAACTTGACGCGCTGCTCGCCGATCTGAAGCCGGCGGCGATCAAGATCGGCCTGCTGGCCAATGCGGCGCAGGTCAGACTGGTGGCCAATTTCCTGCGGGTATTGAAAGCGAGCGGAGAAAACATTCCCGTTGTGTATGACCCAGTGGCGGTCGCCACCAGTGGCGCGCAGCTGACGGAAGATAGCACCGGCGCGGCGGTAGTGAACGAGTTGTTACCCGTGTGCGATCTGCTCACTCCCAACAGTATCGAACTGGAATGGCTGGCGGGTACCAAGATCGAGAGCGCGATGGAAATCCTGAGTGCGGCACGAAAAGTCCGGGGAGAACATCACTGTTCACTGCTGGTCACCGGTGGCCACTTTGAGATCGAACCCGGCACCACCGCGGATCTGTTATGCCGTGGCTCGGATGAGAACATCTGCGAAGACTGGCTGATCGGCAAAAGAATCGACACCCGCAACACCCACGGTACCGGCTGCACTCTGTCTTCCGCTATCGCCGCGCTGCTGGCGCTGGGCTATCCGCTGAACGACGCCTGCGTGGTGGCCAACGCCTATGTGCGCCGCGGACTGCGCCTCGGCAACTGCGAACATATCGGAACCGGTGCTGGCCCCGTGGGGCACTGCGGTTGGCCGACGGAGCTGAAGGATTTTCCGGAAGTGCTGGTGGTCGGCAGTCGGCGCGCCAAGCGATTCGGTGTTTACAGCGAATCCGCCGCGGCCAATTTCGCCGCGGAGTTCGCGCAGCTGGATTCAAACCGCCTCGGCCTGTATCCGGTGGTGGATACCGTGGAGTGGATTGAGAAGCTGGCGGTGGAGGGGGTGCGCACCCTGCAATTGCGCATTAAAAGCCCGGGCAGCGATCTGCGCGCACAGATCGAGCGCGCCGTGGCCATTGGTCGCCGTTACAACCTGCGCTTGTTTATCAACGACCATTGGCAGCTCGCCATCCCGTGTGGCGCTTACGGCGTGCACCTCGGGCAGGAGGATTTACGGAGTGCGGATCTGAGGGCTATTCAGCGCGCGGGGCTGAAACTCGGCATCAGCACGCATGGTTTTTTCGAGCTGCTTTACGCCTGGCAGTTTCGCCCCAGCTACCTTGCCATCGGCGCCATCTATGCCACCAACACCAAGGATATGAGCGGACAGCTGCAGGGGCCGCTCAAGCTCGCGCGCATGGCCGCGCTGTTGCCGGACTATCCGCTGGTGGCCATCGGTGGCATCAACCTGCCGCGCGCATCAGAGGTGGCCGCGAGCGGTGTTGGCAGCATCGCGGTGGTCACCGCCATCACCCAGGCCCCCGACTACCGGCAGGCTGTGGCACAATTACGCGCTGTTATTGAGTAA